The following proteins are co-located in the Peromyscus eremicus chromosome 13, PerEre_H2_v1, whole genome shotgun sequence genome:
- the Eif4e2 gene encoding eukaryotic translation initiation factor 4E type 2 isoform X4: MNNKFDALKDDDSGDHDQNEENSTQKDGEKEKTERDKSQSSGKRKAVVPGPAEHPLQYNYTFWYSRRTPGRPTSSQSYEQNIKQIGTFASVEQFWKFYSHMVRPGDLTGHSDFHLFKEGIKPMWEDDANKNGGKWIIRLRKGLASRCWENLILAMLGEQFMVGEEICGAVVSVRFQEDIISIWNKTASDQATTARIRDTLRRVLNLPPNTIMEYKTHTDSIKDNSSFRNTKITL, encoded by the exons CTTAAAAGATGATGACAGTGGAGACCATGATCAGAATGAAGaaaacagcacacagaaagatggTGAGAAGGAAAAAACGGAACGAGACAAGAGCCAGAGCAGTGGCAAGAGGAAG GCTGTTGTCCCTGGACCAGCAGAACATCCCCTGCAGTACAACTACACCTTTTGGTACTCGAGGAGAACCCCCGGCCGTCCCACCAGCTCACAGAGCTACGAGCAGAACATCAAGCAGATTGGCACCTTTGCCTCT GTGGAGCAGTTCTGGAAGTTTTACAGCCACATGGTACGTCCTGGGGACCTGACAGGCCACAGTGACTTCCATCTCTTCAAAGAAGGAATTAAACCTATGTGGGAG GATGATGCAAATAAAAACGGTGGCAAGTGGATCATTCGACTTCGGAAGGGCTTAGCGTCCCGCTGCTGGGAGAATCTCATCCTGGCCATGTTGGGGGAGCAGTTCATGGTTGGGGAGGAGATCTGCGGGGCTGTGGTCTCTGTCCGCTTTCAG GAGGACATTATTTCTATATGGAATAAGACTGCCAGTGACCAAGCAACCACAGCCCGAATCCGGGATACTCTTCGGCGCGTGCTTAACCTACCTCCCAACACCATTATGGAGTACAAAACTCACACCGACAGCATCAA GGACAATTCAAGCTTTCGAAATACAAAAATCACATTGTGA
- the Eif4e2 gene encoding eukaryotic translation initiation factor 4E type 2 isoform X3, with protein MNNKFDALKDDDSGDHDQNEENSTQKDGEKEKTERDKSQSSGKRKAVVPGPAEHPLQYNYTFWYSRRTPGRPTSSQSYEQNIKQIGTFASVEQFWKFYSHMVRPGDLTGHSDFHLFKEGIKPMWEDDANKNGGKWIIRLRKGLASRCWENLILAMLGEQFMVGEEICGAVVSVRFQEDIISIWNKTASDQATTARIRDTLRRVLNLPPNTIMEYKTHTDSIKAWEEFHGLVNSSGR; from the exons CTTAAAAGATGATGACAGTGGAGACCATGATCAGAATGAAGaaaacagcacacagaaagatggTGAGAAGGAAAAAACGGAACGAGACAAGAGCCAGAGCAGTGGCAAGAGGAAG GCTGTTGTCCCTGGACCAGCAGAACATCCCCTGCAGTACAACTACACCTTTTGGTACTCGAGGAGAACCCCCGGCCGTCCCACCAGCTCACAGAGCTACGAGCAGAACATCAAGCAGATTGGCACCTTTGCCTCT GTGGAGCAGTTCTGGAAGTTTTACAGCCACATGGTACGTCCTGGGGACCTGACAGGCCACAGTGACTTCCATCTCTTCAAAGAAGGAATTAAACCTATGTGGGAG GATGATGCAAATAAAAACGGTGGCAAGTGGATCATTCGACTTCGGAAGGGCTTAGCGTCCCGCTGCTGGGAGAATCTCATCCTGGCCATGTTGGGGGAGCAGTTCATGGTTGGGGAGGAGATCTGCGGGGCTGTGGTCTCTGTCCGCTTTCAG GAGGACATTATTTCTATATGGAATAAGACTGCCAGTGACCAAGCAACCACAGCCCGAATCCGGGATACTCTTCGGCGCGTGCTTAACCTACCTCCCAACACCATTATGGAGTACAAAACTCACACCGACAGCATCAA GGCCTGGGAGGAGTTTCATGGCCTGGTGAACAGCAGCGGCCGCTGA
- the Eif4e2 gene encoding eukaryotic translation initiation factor 4E type 2 isoform X1 produces the protein MNNKFDALKDDDSGDHDQNEENSTQKDGEKEKTERDKSQSSGKRKAVVPGPAEHPLQYNYTFWYSRRTPGRPTSSQSYEQNIKQIGTFASVEQFWKFYSHMVRPGDLTGHSDFHLFKEGIKPMWEDDANKNGGKWIIRLRKGLASRCWENLILAMLGEQFMVGEEICGAVVSVRFQEDIISIWNKTASDQATTARIRDTLRRVLNLPPNTIMEYKTHTDSIKMPGRLGPQRLLFQNLWKPRLNVP, from the exons CTTAAAAGATGATGACAGTGGAGACCATGATCAGAATGAAGaaaacagcacacagaaagatggTGAGAAGGAAAAAACGGAACGAGACAAGAGCCAGAGCAGTGGCAAGAGGAAG GCTGTTGTCCCTGGACCAGCAGAACATCCCCTGCAGTACAACTACACCTTTTGGTACTCGAGGAGAACCCCCGGCCGTCCCACCAGCTCACAGAGCTACGAGCAGAACATCAAGCAGATTGGCACCTTTGCCTCT GTGGAGCAGTTCTGGAAGTTTTACAGCCACATGGTACGTCCTGGGGACCTGACAGGCCACAGTGACTTCCATCTCTTCAAAGAAGGAATTAAACCTATGTGGGAG GATGATGCAAATAAAAACGGTGGCAAGTGGATCATTCGACTTCGGAAGGGCTTAGCGTCCCGCTGCTGGGAGAATCTCATCCTGGCCATGTTGGGGGAGCAGTTCATGGTTGGGGAGGAGATCTGCGGGGCTGTGGTCTCTGTCCGCTTTCAG GAGGACATTATTTCTATATGGAATAAGACTGCCAGTGACCAAGCAACCACAGCCCGAATCCGGGATACTCTTCGGCGCGTGCTTAACCTACCTCCCAACACCATTATGGAGTACAAAACTCACACCGACAGCATCAA AATGCCAGGCAGGCTGGGCCCCCAAAGGCTCCTTTTTCAAAACCTCTGGAAGCCGCGATTGAATGTGCCATGA
- the Eif4e2 gene encoding eukaryotic translation initiation factor 4E type 2 isoform X2: protein MSLKDDDSGDHDQNEENSTQKDGEKEKTERDKSQSSGKRKAVVPGPAEHPLQYNYTFWYSRRTPGRPTSSQSYEQNIKQIGTFASVEQFWKFYSHMVRPGDLTGHSDFHLFKEGIKPMWEDDANKNGGKWIIRLRKGLASRCWENLILAMLGEQFMVGEEICGAVVSVRFQEDIISIWNKTASDQATTARIRDTLRRVLNLPPNTIMEYKTHTDSIKMPGRLGPQRLLFQNLWKPRLNVP from the exons CTTAAAAGATGATGACAGTGGAGACCATGATCAGAATGAAGaaaacagcacacagaaagatggTGAGAAGGAAAAAACGGAACGAGACAAGAGCCAGAGCAGTGGCAAGAGGAAG GCTGTTGTCCCTGGACCAGCAGAACATCCCCTGCAGTACAACTACACCTTTTGGTACTCGAGGAGAACCCCCGGCCGTCCCACCAGCTCACAGAGCTACGAGCAGAACATCAAGCAGATTGGCACCTTTGCCTCT GTGGAGCAGTTCTGGAAGTTTTACAGCCACATGGTACGTCCTGGGGACCTGACAGGCCACAGTGACTTCCATCTCTTCAAAGAAGGAATTAAACCTATGTGGGAG GATGATGCAAATAAAAACGGTGGCAAGTGGATCATTCGACTTCGGAAGGGCTTAGCGTCCCGCTGCTGGGAGAATCTCATCCTGGCCATGTTGGGGGAGCAGTTCATGGTTGGGGAGGAGATCTGCGGGGCTGTGGTCTCTGTCCGCTTTCAG GAGGACATTATTTCTATATGGAATAAGACTGCCAGTGACCAAGCAACCACAGCCCGAATCCGGGATACTCTTCGGCGCGTGCTTAACCTACCTCCCAACACCATTATGGAGTACAAAACTCACACCGACAGCATCAA AATGCCAGGCAGGCTGGGCCCCCAAAGGCTCCTTTTTCAAAACCTCTGGAAGCCGCGATTGAATGTGCCATGA